In one Myotis daubentonii chromosome 1, mMyoDau2.1, whole genome shotgun sequence genomic region, the following are encoded:
- the C1H14orf28 gene encoding uncharacterized protein C14orf28 homolog isoform X1 has protein sequence MKTLFEEIKASIKNNYNQDRSFWRPVLPWGGVFTIKAGRKAVSCTPLYVEIRLKNTCTIDGFLMLLYVILHENENFPRELSLHLGREFVDCFLYLMDTYSFTTVKLLWIWDKMEKQQYKSEVHKASLIIDLFGNEHDNFTKNLENLMSTIQESYCSNWRCPIRVQEDQQRTININPPQEIPHGNLIRLAVAELFCSRIELCEERGCGGLREFSQRVFCHGAPPFVVLNMQHWKSEDLAYVPYYLDLSDHKYLLEGATLFNKEEHHYSAAFQIDGHWMHYDGLRNVNLILLNKPPEFLLLSSLVYIRAAEK, from the exons atGAAGACACTGTTTGAAGAGATCAAAGcatcaattaaaaataactataatcaAGATCGCTCATTTTGGAGGCCTGTTCTTCCTTGGGGAGGTGTTTTTACTATCAAAGCTGGCCGCAAAGCAGTATCCTGTACACCACTCTATGTTGAAATAAGACTGAAAAATACCTGCACCATAGATGGATTCTTGATGTTATTATATGTCAttcttcatgaaaatgaaaattttcccAGGGAACTCTCTCTTCATTTAGGTAGAGAGTTTGTagactgttttctttatttaatggACACCTACAGTTTTACAACTGTGAAGCTACTTTGGATTTGGGACAAGATGGAAAAACAGCAATATAAATCTGAAGTTCATAAAGCTTCCTTAATAATCGATTTGTTTGGGAATGAACATGATAATTTTACAAAAAATCTCGAAAATCTCATGTCTACCATACAAGAGAGTTACTGTTCCAATTGGCGATGCCCAATTCGAGTGCAGGAAGATCAGCAGCGTACAATTAATATAAA TCCTCCCCAAGAAATTCCACATGGAAACTTGATACGACTGGCTGTGGCTGAGTTATTCTGTTCCAGGATTGAACTGTGTGAAGAGCGGGG gtGTGGTGGCTTAAGAGAATTCTCCCAACGAGTTTTCTGCCATGGGGCACCTCCTTTTGTTGTCTTAAATATGCAGCATTGGAAATCTGAAGATCTGGCATATGTACCCTATTATTTGGATTTATCTGATCACAA GTATTTGTTGGAAGGTGCCACATTATTTAACAAAGAGGAACATCATTATTCTGCAGCTTTCCAGATTGATGGACATTGGATGCATTATGATGGCCTCAGAAATGtgaatttaattttgttaaataaaccCCCAGAGTTTCTCCTCTTGTCATCATTGGTTTATATTCGAGcagcagagaaataa
- the C1H14orf28 gene encoding uncharacterized protein C14orf28 homolog isoform X2, with protein sequence MKTLFEEIKASIKNNYNQDRSFWRPVLPWGGVFTIKAGRKAVSCTPLYVEIRLKNTCTIDGFLMLLYVILHENENFPRELSLHLGREFVDCFLYLMDTYSFTTVKLLWIWDKMEKQQYKSEVHKASLIIDLFGNEHDNFTKNLENLMSTIQESYCSNWRCPIRVQEDQQRTININPPQEIPHGNLIRLAVAELFCSRIELCEERGYNKTLLNRNPDSRHPQLTGFFLHSSFRRKVWWLKRILPTSFLPWGTSFCCLKYAALEI encoded by the exons atGAAGACACTGTTTGAAGAGATCAAAGcatcaattaaaaataactataatcaAGATCGCTCATTTTGGAGGCCTGTTCTTCCTTGGGGAGGTGTTTTTACTATCAAAGCTGGCCGCAAAGCAGTATCCTGTACACCACTCTATGTTGAAATAAGACTGAAAAATACCTGCACCATAGATGGATTCTTGATGTTATTATATGTCAttcttcatgaaaatgaaaattttcccAGGGAACTCTCTCTTCATTTAGGTAGAGAGTTTGTagactgttttctttatttaatggACACCTACAGTTTTACAACTGTGAAGCTACTTTGGATTTGGGACAAGATGGAAAAACAGCAATATAAATCTGAAGTTCATAAAGCTTCCTTAATAATCGATTTGTTTGGGAATGAACATGATAATTTTACAAAAAATCTCGAAAATCTCATGTCTACCATACAAGAGAGTTACTGTTCCAATTGGCGATGCCCAATTCGAGTGCAGGAAGATCAGCAGCGTACAATTAATATAAA TCCTCCCCAAGAAATTCCACATGGAAACTTGATACGACTGGCTGTGGCTGAGTTATTCTGTTCCAGGATTGAACTGTGTGAAGAGCGGGG GTACAATAAAACCTTGCTTAACCGGAACCCAGATAGTCGGCACCCTCAATTAACTGGATTTTTTCTGCACTCCTCATTTAGGAGAAAG gtGTGGTGGCTTAAGAGAATTCTCCCAACGAGTTTTCTGCCATGGGGCACCTCCTTTTGTTGTCTTAAATATGCAGCATTGGAAATCTGA